Part of the Terriglobales bacterium genome is shown below.
GGCGAAAAGCGATCCGGGGTGGGGGACTTGCTGGTAGTCCTCGGGGCAGTGGGTAGAGAGTCACAAGAAGATAGCTTCAAGCTCCCACGGCTCGCCGGGGCAGGCGCTGCTCCACGAATTTTCAAAGACCTGAAGGACTACAAAAAGCCCCCGCATTCTTGAATGCGTAGCGTAAACACACGTCTAGCCCAATTATTGCCCGCAGTTTCCGGGAAATCAAGATTTTGATATCAGAGTGATATCACTATATGATCTGAGAATGCGTGTGTCCTCCATTAGCTTTTATGGACGACCTCGAATGAATATCCGTCTGGGTCGAATACATCAGCGGCGTAATATCCTGGATAGTATTCCAGTCGGGCGCGGGGCGAAATATTGTCCCTGGCGCCAGCGGACATTGCGGCTTTGTAGAATTCATCGACCTTATTCTCATTTTCTGCCACGAACCCCCAATGAATAGCCGCTGGATCGGGCTTCCCTTGCTTTATCCAGAAGAACGCCCTTTTGCCATTACCAAATCCCCACAGATCAGGATGACCGTCTTTGCCCTTATACGGCATGAAGAATTTGATATTAAGCGGCTTCAAGGCCGCCTCATAGAAGGTCAGCGAACGTTCGACATCGCTGACAGTCAGAATCATGTGGTCGAGCATTGTTCTCTCCTTCAAATCACAAGGGCTTCAACCGCAAAACCCTCTCCTGATCTAGAACATGCGCCCTTCGTCGGCCGAAGGACCGTACATGCCCGGAATGGGAACATTATTCAACCGTAGAAACACTCCCAACTGCGCGCGATGATGAATCAAGTGGTTCATGACTACGCCGCGAAGCACGGCGGCGCGCGGCATGGAGAGCATGGTTTTGCCCCCGAACTGCAACGACCAGATTTTCTGCAGATGCTCATCGCTAACGCCTGCCAGGGCCTGGCGGGCCTCGGCTGCGTTCTTGTCGAAGGTTTCCAGCAACTCTTTCTGCGTGGACGCTATATAGGGTTTGAGGCCGGGGGTTATGTTCAGCGCGTCCTGCCGGATCGTGTTCACCGCCCAACCCGGAAGTTCGGCCACATGGCTGGCCAGGCGGCCAAGGGTCATGGATTTCTCATGCGGCTTCCAAGTGAATTTGTCTTCGGGCACGCGCTCCAGCAGTTTGCGGGTTCCGGCCATCTCTTGCTCAAATTCGGGCAGCATCATTTCACTGATGGTCATAGGACCTCCGTGAAACAGGATACGCTTATTCCCTGATTACAGCTTTGGCCAGACTGCGGGGGCGATCCACATCAAGTCCCCGGAGAACCGCGATGTGATATGCCAGCAATTGTAGAGGCACGATTTCCAGAATGGAGGAGAGCATATCCGGAGCGGGAGGTATGTAGAGAACGTCATCCACCAGGCCTTCGATGCTTCTATCTCCCTCGCAGGCCAGCGCGATCACCTTCCCTGACCGCCCTTTAAACTCTTTGATATTGGAAACGGTCTTTTCATACCGGATCATGGATTCAGCATCACCGGGGTCGCAGGTGGCAATCACAACCACGACTACGCGTTCGTCAATCAGTGCGAGCGGCCCATGCAGGATCTCTCCTGAGGGGTAACCCTCTGCGTGTATATACGAGACTTCTTTCAGCTTCAGGGCGCCATCCATGGCAATGGCGTAGTGGACGCCGCGACCGGCGAAAAAGAAATCTTCGTGCTTGTAGTATCTGTGTCCCAACTCCTGGCAGCGCTGGTCCAGCTCCAGGACTGATTTAAGTTTTTCCGGAATGCGCTTGAGTTCGGCAATGCACTGTTTGGCATAGTCTGCGGAAATGTTTCCGCGCGCCTCCGCCAAATGAATTGCGAGTATAAACAGCGCGGCGAGCTGCGCGGTAAATGCCTTGGTGGAAGGGACGGAGAGCTCCGGGCCGGCCTTAGTGTGAATGCCCACATCGGCTTCACGCATGATCGAGCATTCCGCGACATTGGAGATGGCCAGCACTTTGGCGCCGCTCTTTTTTGCCTTGCGCATGGCTCCCAGAGTATCGGCGGTTTCACCCGACTGCGTGATCACCAGCATGAGGACCTCAGGACCCAGCACCACCGGCCAATGTTGAAACTCGCTGGCAAATTCAACTTCGGTGGGAATGCGCGCCAGACTTTCCAGCATGAATTTGCCGGCAATGCCGGCGTGGCGGCTGGTGCCCGAGGCTGCGATACAAATTCTGTTCAGCGCCTTGAGCTCATCCAGGGACCATGGTACGCGCTCCATGAAGCCGGCGGCGAGGTCGGGTGAACCTGTCTCCTGGGCGGTTTCCGAGACTGCCAGCGGCTGCTCATAGATTTCTTTGAGCATGTAGTGCTGAAAATGTTTTGGTTGGCTCATACGTTTGCCACATTTCTCTTCAATGCTATATAGCTCTATATATTCTATATTTTTGCTGCCGAGATACCAAATCTTATTCAGTGCTTAATTCGTTGCAGCGGCCAAGCTCGATGAAACCGCTCTTAAAGTCGGGTGAGCGCTTTACCTGGGAGATATTTCTGAAAACTGCTTATGGGCTGCTCATAGCCGCGTTCCTCGCCAATGCTATATAGCTCTCAATTTATATTTTTGCTGCCGGTTCGTAGGATGGCTGTTCGCACAACCAGAGCGCCGCTGAACCCACAATACCGGCATCGGCTCCGTATTTTGCCGCAACCAGCGGAATTTCATGGGCGCGCGGATTGATGCTCCAGTCTGGAATCTTGCGTTGGATGTAGGGAAACCACTCTGTGATGGCTGCTCCGACTCCGCCGCCAATCACAATGACATCGGGTTCGAGCAGATCAACGACGTTGCCCAACCATATGGCAAACAAGTCCGCCGTCTCCCGCAGGACCTCGGTCGCCAACGGGTCTTCTGCCCGCCACGCCTTGACCACGGCTTCGGCCGTGATGCTGCTTGCTTCTCCGCCTGCCGCAGCCAGAATCCTCGCACCGTCTGAACTGGCGGCCAGTTTTTCGCGCGTCCGGACAGCAATAGCAGGCCCCGATGCCAGGCCTTCCATACAACCACGCTTTCCGCATCCACAGCGCACCGGCGCGCGGAAGTCAATGGTCATGTGTCCGCCTTCGGCTGCGCCGCCTGTCCTTCCATAATAGATGCGCTGATTCAAAACGATGGCAGTACCGATGCCGGTCCCAATGGTAACGTAAAAAACCGAGTTGTATTTCGCCCCCGCACCCCAAAGAGCTTCTGCCAGGCCAGCCGAGTTGGCGTCATTATCAAGCCGGCTTGGTATGCGGTAGGTTTTCTGAATTTCAGGAAGCAGCGCAAAATTCTGCCAGCATGGCAGGTTAGGACTGTTTAAGACAATTCCATTATGGAGATCGAGCGGGCCAGGAGAAGAAACTCCAATCGCCCGCAATGCAACGGCCGGGTTGGCCTGCATTACTCCTTCAATTGCATTATGGACGCAGCCCATGGCATCCGATGCACTTCCGCTTGTGTTCATGGGAACACGAAGATTAAATAGCATCTCTCCGTCTGCGTTCACCAATCCCGCAGCCACTTTCGTCCCACCGATATCGACCCCTAAGACCAGCTTTGTTTGCATGCTTCCTCGCGTACAGAGTTCACCGACAGCGATGCTCAACAGCAACATCGCAACTTACACAAGGCTGTGCTGAACGCTGGGTGAGCGAAAAGCGAGCGCTCTTCAACGCAAACTTTTCGTGTGCTCCCGCAAAGCAGGAATGATGGCTCTGCAGTCTCGCTGACAGAGTTGCGGAGCCTTCAGAATCTCGCCACCTCAGAACCGGAACAACCAAGTTACTTCAAAACCCGGGTGGATAGATGAATGTACGCTGGGGGGAGTTCCTGTTTGCGCGTCCCGACCAATCACGCGCAAACAGGTTGCGTACTAGACACTCCACTTAACGGTTACCTTGCATTTCACTCACGAAAATCCCTACCCTAGAAATTGTACTTCAACCCCAGTTGCAGGATGCGCGGTTCGTGGGTGGATAAAACTTGACCAAAAGTCCCACTCTGTGTGCCCAAGTCAATCTGCTGGAAGTTCGTGTGATTGAACACATTGAACGTTTCCAGCCGGAACTGGAAAGCTGAGCCCTCTGTTACCTTGATGTTCTTGAATAACGAGAGGTCCCAACGCTCAACGCCGGGTCCACGAATGCTTCCCCGTCTCTCATTGCCGGGAAGGACAAGACCTGACACCCCAGGATCAACAAAGGCAGCGGTGTTAAACCACTGTTCGGCCGTGTGCGGTGCGTTTACGTTGGGATTGCTGATCTGATTGGGCCGGCCAGCGGCAATACTGCCGAAATTACTGGTGGAATCCGAATTGGCGTTGGGATCAAGCAAGCCCAAGCCTGCCGGATCGGTGATAACGCCGTTTGCCGTCATGAACAGGCCCGACTCATAGGTAATGATTCCCGAGAACTCCCAGCCACCTAGAAGATGCCCGATCACCCCATGCTGCGACTTCATCCAGGGAAATTCATAAATAAAATTTGCGTCGAAGATGTGGCGGCGGTCAAAGTCGGCCGGGCCATACTCGGCGCGCAAGTTCGTGTTTTGCTGTGGTGTGGCAAAGTCGTTGCCGGCATTGGTCAGATCATGCGACCAGGTGTAGTTCAAATTGATCTGCGCGCCGCCACGAAAGCGCTTTTGCAAGCTGGTTTGCAACGCGTGGTAATTCGACTTAAAAATTGGAGAAGAAACGTTGATGGCTCCGTATCCCTGGAACGGGCGCACGCGGTTAAGCACACCCGTATTGGAAGCAGTAATAGGATTCGTAGCCCCGGTGATAGCGGTCTCGGACGGGGCCAGATACGCTCCTGCGAGCGGCTGGTTGATGTCCACAATCCCAATCAAGTGTCTGCCCGCGCTGCCGTAATAGCCGACATCGAGGATGAATCTCATCGGCAACTCCTGCTGCACATCCAAACTCCACATCTCCGTGTAAGGCAGGTGCCAGCGAGTGGCAACGCCCTTTACGAATTCCGGGCTGGTGTTCGGATTGGGTGCTGCTCCTGCTGGATTATCGAATGTAGTGTTGCTGATGCTGACTTTGCCCACAAAGGGCGGGTTGATGAACAGGTTGTTTTCCAGGAAGCCGATTGCAGGCGCGTCATAGAACATGCCGAAGCCGGTGCGGATAGAGGTCTTGCCGTTGCCGAAGGGATCCCAGGCCAAACCAAAACGCGGAGCAAAATCTCCGAATGTCTGCCGTGCCACCGCATGACCGAATGGTGATGGCTGCGAGGCATCCGCAACTGGGCTCAGGCCGGTGATAATCAATCCATTGTTAGGCTGTCCTGTTCCCGGAACGAGGGCCCCGGTCGGGTCAAGCTGTGGCGCCAGGCCCGGATTATAAAAAGCCGGGTAGAAGTTCGTCGCGCGCCCGAGGTCATCAACCGGCTGGCCGTAGTACGTGTAACGCACCCCATAAGTCAGCGTCAGGTTGCGCAGAAGACGAAATTCATCCTGTGCATAGGCCTCCAGTGTGTGCTGCCGGATCTTGTTGTGGAAGTCTTGCTGCGCCTGGTTAAACGTCTGCACGTTCCCTAACAGGAAACTGGCCCACTCCTGCTGAGGCGTCGCAAGCAAACTGTTGGGATCTACACTGAAGAAACCGAAGCTGCCATTGCTGGGGTTTCCGCCGGCATCATTTTCATTTTTTTGATAGCGGCTGTAAGAGAAACCCACTTTCACCGTGTGCTTCCCCAGCACCCAGGTCAGGTTGTCAAACCAATTGTGGTTGATATTGAAATCACGATACGGCCCAAAGCCGGCTAGACCGCTGAGGCTGCCGAAGGCCAGATTGGGAATGCGCGGCAGCGGCGAGGCAAACGGTAATTGGATGGCCTTCACCACATCGGGCGAATTGGCGAACGTGCTCGTACCCACAGGATTAGAAACAATTCCACCCGAAGACCATGAATAACCCATCTCATTGAGCACGGTGGGCTTGATGGTCCAAGTCCCCCGAACCAAGAGGTTCTTGCCGGGTGAATTCGTCTGGCTGGTGGCATAACCCAAAACATTGGTAAAGCCAAACAAGCCGGCCGGGTTGACGGTCGGAATGTCATCATGCATCCAGCGCCCGGTCACCATCAGCTTAGGCGAGAAGGTGTGGTCAACCCGAATGAGTTCCTGCCGGTAGTTGAACTGGTTCTTGCCGCTCATGGTGAGCTTGTCGCCTATTGGGTCTTGCGGCAGAGGAATATGCGAATAGATGTCTTTTAGATAAGCAACTGCCGCGGGATTAAAGCTCGCCGGGCTGATGATGCCAGTTGGGTTGGTAGTCAGACAGTTTCCATTGGCATCGTAGCTTGTGCATATCGTCAGCGGCGCGCCGGTTGCATCAGTAAATATTCCCTTACGCTCATTCGCATTGGGGACGGTGACCAGCGTAGTACTCGAAGTGATAATCCGCCTCACCTCCTCGGAAAAGAAGAAGAAGGTCTTGTTCCTCTCGGCGTTGTAGTGTCCCGGAATAAAGATTGGACCACCGAACGTTCCGCCAAAGTCGTTATACCGTAACGGAGGACGCGACAGACGCTGGGTTGGATCTGCAAAGTGCTGGTTCAGGTAGCGGTTTGCGTTCAACACGTCATTACGGAAGAATTCGTAGAGTCCGCCATGGAACTTGTTGCCTCCCGAACGGGTGATGATGTCAATTTCTCCGCCGGCCCCGCGCCCGTACTCCGGGCTGTAGAGACTGCGCAATACTTTGAATTCGGCGATGGCATCCACGCTGGGAAAGTTGAGCAGGCTGAAGTTGCCGCCGCGGTCTACGTTATCGGCGCCGTCAATGGTCCAGTTATTTTGCGAGAAGCGGCTTCCGTTAATGGAAAAGTCAATCTCATTGGTTCCGCCGCCTGGGGTTTCCACGCCCACAAAGATCGTGTCCGACACTGCGGACGAGACTCCTGGCATCAGGGCAACCATCTCTTCATAGTTGCGGGCGCTGAGCGCGAGTTCCCGAATCTGGGTGCCGTCAATCAGGCCGCCTGCGGTGGGCGACTGTGTTTCTACCTGAAGCGCATTGGCTTCTACCGTCACCACCTCCTGCACGCTGCCCGGAGACAACACTGCATTGACTGCCAACCGGTCGCTTACGTTGAGCTCAATGCCAGTCTTGCTGAAGGTCTTGAAGCCTTGGGCAGCTACGGAAACCGCATAGTGTCCCACCGGCAGCAACGGGGCTACGTAGTAGCCATTGTTGTCGGTTGTCGTTGTGCGCAGCACCGCATTCCGGTCCGTGTTGGTGACCGTAACCTTCGCATGGGGGATTATGGCATTGCTGGTATCGGTTACCGTGCCTAAAATACTCCCCGTAACTTCCTGGGCCATCAATGTGCAAGCGCTCAGGAACAATAGAATGAGAATCGCAATTGCTTTACGTTGCATATAAAACCCCTCCCGCGAAAAAATGTAAGACAGTGACTCCAGTGCTTCACCGCTCCCCCGGGCAATAGTTAAACCCATTTATTAAAACGATTAACTATAGCTTTTGTCAAGGGAAAAAGTATCGGGGGCAGGACTCCGCCCTCTTCGTGAATGACACCACGGTATGGCCGGGCGAATTACTGCCCTGAACCTAGGGATGAGCCTTGCCTCCAAGAGCCCATTGAGATAGAGGCAGCATAGGGCTGAAGAATTAGGCTGTCAAGAAACTTTGGTAACCTTGACGGGAAATCGATACCTATGATTCCCATTTTAGAAAAGCCCAAAAAGGGAAGATCAATTAGGAGGAAACTGCGCGCGTAGATTCTCGGACCACAAGCTCCGGCATGATTTTGTGGTGGATCACGGCGTATTCGCGGCGTTCGAAACTGGCACGGATGGCTTCAATCACAGTCTCGACCGCGGTCGTGCCCATGGCTTCCATAGGCTGGCGGACCGTAGTCAACGCAGGCATGGAAAACGCGGCTGGAAGAATATCATCAAACCCTATCACTGAACATTGCTCCGGCACTTTAATTCCCAGCCGCGTCAGGGTGCGAATGCATCCCAGCGCAGTCATGTCGTCGAATGCCATGATCGCGGTGAAAGGCTTCTTGCGCCGCAGCAGCTCTTCGGTAGCTTTCGAGCCTCCCTCAAAGCCTGAGTTCGGTTCGCGCAGGTCGGGCAGCTCCAGCACCAGGCGGGGGTCAATTTCCAGTCCCACTGAGCTTGCAAAAGTGCGTATCCCTTTCCATCGCCGGCTGCTGTCGGCCAGCATCTTGGGGCCGCGGATGAACGCAATCTTACGGTGCCCGAGTGAGTGCAGGTGCTGCAAGGCCCACTGCGCTCCGGTTTCATCATCGGTGAGTACCGAGCCGATGGCGCCGCGCTGCAAATCGTAACCCAGCACTACGGTTGGGATCTCGCGTTTTTCCAAATCAGCCAGCAGGTTGATATCAACGTACATCCAGTTGGCAACCACGATAAGTCCTTCGACCCGGCGTTCCAGCAACATCTCCAGATAACGCTCAAAACGAACCCGGTCATTATGGGCATCGGCCAGGATCGGAACATACGAGGCGCGGTAAAGAGAGTTTTCAATCCCCCGCAAGATCGGTACGCAAAATGGGTCCGTGAGATCGAGCACCATCACTCCCAGAGTATGGTTTCGGCTGCTGCGCAGCGAGCGTGCCAACTGGTTAGGGCGGTATCCCAGCTTCTTGGCCGTCTTCTCAATCTTTTCTTTGGTCTGCGATGGAATGTAGCGCGCCAGCGGGGCCTGATTCAGGACGATGGAAACCGTAGCCGCCGAGAAACCGCTCTCCCGGGCCACATCACGAATCGTGGTGGTTCCTTTTGCTTTTCGCAGGTTCACTGGAAGTTAATTAGCGTAACACAGCCTGACAAACCAGATTGTATGCTTTTTCTCTGCGTGAGCCAGTCCTGCTTAGGGCTATATCTTCACGCCGCAGATTCTCATTGTGCGCGTATTTGTGTTAGGCTTCGCTTGACATCAGGCTTTATAGTTCCGATAGAACTAAACCGATTTAATAGAGTATTAATTGCTGCCACTTAAGATCGCCCTCAGACGAAGGCAGCCTTGGCGGTCTTTATATCATGGAGAGAACAATGCCACGCTTACGATGGTTTCCTTTTTGGTTCATCTTCGTTTTAATATTCGGCGCCTTAGTTCCTGTGGCCTCGGCTTCAACCCCGGCTGCGCCCAGACTGCTTCTTCACCTGAATTGGTGGATCCAATCTTCTTGCCTGGCCTACGGTAACGGTGAACAGATCTCACTTCCCGGATACCACCCTGCAAGCTGGCATCCGGCAGAAGTTCCGACTACCGTATTGGCGGCGCTGGTGGCCGATAAAACCTACCCTGATCCGTATTTCGGTACAAATCTGAGGTCCATTCCCGGCACTTCGTATCCGGTCGCCAAAAATTTTGCCCATCTCCCCACGCCCGAAGACAGCCCTTATCACTGTTCCTGGTGGTATCGCACTGAATTCAAGGTTCCCGCTGATTATCAAAAGAAAAATTCATGGTTGAACTTCGCCGGAATCAACTATCACGCCAACATTTGGCTTAACGGGAAAAAAATCGCCGACGCCGCCCAGATAGCCGGCGCCTTCCGTGCTTATGAATTTGAGGTGCATCAAGAGATTCATCCGGGAGAGACCAACGCTCTCGCGGTTGAGGTCTTTGCGCCGGAACCAGGCGATTTGGCCATCAACTGGGTGGATTGGAACCCGATGCCCGCCGATAAAAATATGGGCGTGTGGCGGGATGTTTCTCTGACCGCGACCGGTCCGGTTTCAATTCGGCATCCGTTCATCAAGAGCCAGGCCGCCCCGTCGCTCGATTCGGCTGCTCTCTCTCTTACTGTGGAAGTCCGCAACGCCTCCGACCAGCCCGTAACGGGAACACTGAAAGCGGCTTTCGGCCAAGTTACTCTTCAGCAACAGGTCGAGTTTGCACCCTCGGAAGTGAAGTTGATAACGCTTACGCCTGATGCATTTCCGCAATTGAAACTTGCTCATCCCCGGCTCTGGTGGCCCTACCAGATGGGTGAGCCAAATTTGTATTCCGCTCATCTTCAATTTGAAGTTGATGGCAACGTATCGGACGAAGCCGACTTTCACTTCGGCATTCGTGAGATCACATCTGAGCTTACCGACAAGGGAAACCGTCTCTTCCGCATTAATGGACGCAAACTGCTCATCCGCGGCGGCGGCTGGTCGCCCGACATGCTCTGGCGGCAACCCAAGCAACGCCTGCGCGATCAGTTTCGTTACGTCCGGCATCTGCACTTAAATACCATCCGACTGGAAGGCAAGATAGAAACCGAAGACTTCTTCAACCTGGCTGATGAAGAAGGCATCTTGGTGATGGCCGGCTGGTGTTGTTGCGATATCTGGGAGCAGTGGAATAAATGGCAGCCGGAAACTCATCCTATAGCTGTCGAATCACTGCGCAGCCAATTGTTACGTCTGCGCTCGCATCCCAGTCTGCTGGTGTGGCTCTATGGAAGCGATGGGCCTCCGCCGGCAGACGTCGAAAAAGAATACCTGCAAGTTATACAGGATACGCTCTGGCCCAACCCAACCCTCTCCTCGGCTTCGGCTGAGCCCACTTTGGTCAGCGGGGTCTCAGGGGTCAAGATGTCTGGACCTTATGACTATGTCCCGCCCTCGTACTGGCTCAATGCTACTGCGGCGGGCACGCTCAAGTTAGGCGGAGGCTTCAGCTTCAACACAGAGACCAGTCCAGGCCCGGCGATTCCCACACTGGAATCGCTGAAAAAGATGCTGCCTGCAGATCACCTGACGCCAGGAGACAGTGTTTGGAACTTTCACGCCGGCAGCCAGGAGTTCTCCAATACCAAAATTTACGATGATGCCATGAAGGCCATTTATGGCCCTCCCTCAGACCTCGATGATTACCTCAGGAAATCGCAAGCCATGGCCTACGACGGAGAGCGTGCCATGTTCGAGGCCTATGGCCGCAACAAGTACACCTCTACTGGCGTCATTCAATGGATGCTTAACAACGCCTGGCCCTCCCTCATCTGGCACCTCTATGACTATTACCTGCAACCCGCAGGCGGTTACTTCGGTACGCGAAAGGCCAACGAACCGCTGCATGTGCAGTACTCCTACGACGACCGCAGCGTGGTGGTGGTGAACAGCCAGTATCAACCGTTTTCCGGATTGAAAGTTGCTGCCGAAGTTTATGACTTCGACCTTAAGCAAAAATTTTCTAACCAAGCCAATGCCGATGTTCCTGAAGACAGCAGCACGCGCATCTTCGTCATACCCGAAACCGCGCTCAATACCAGCCCGGTAACATTTGTGAAGCTTGCGCTGCGCGATGCTGCCGGTCGCACGGTTAGCTCCAATTTTTACTGGCTTTCGGCCAAGACTTCTTCTTTCGACTGGGAAAAAACCACCTTCTTCTATACTCCTTCTCCTGTCTATGAAGATTTCACGGCCTTGAACCGTTTATCGCCGGTCAAGCTGGAAGCTGCTGCTGATCTTGCTTTAGCCCATAACGACGGTACGGTAACCGTCCGTGTGAAAAATCCCAGTAAGCAGCTTGCCTTCCAGGTTTGTCTGCAGGTTCTGCAAAAGGATGGCGACAAAGAGATACTTCCCGTCCTCTGGGATGACAATTACTTTTCGCTTCTGCCGGGTGAATCCAGGGTGGTCACGGCCACATTGGAGCAGTCACAACTGCAGCATGTTCAGCCTGAAATTAAAGTGAGCGGATGGAACATTGTTCCGCAGGAAAAGCTCATATCAGCTTCTGGACATCCCCAGGAGAAAAAGAAGTGATAATTTCTGGGATCACCGGTTTAATGGAACGGTTGATTGAGTTAATTTATGACGTTAAAGCTTGCTTGATTGAGGGCGACGAACTATTATCTGTAGGCTCTAATTTCAAACCATGGAGGCAACAAAACAATATGACTTGGGAAAAACCGCAATTTGAAGAAATTCTGCTCAACTGCGAAATCAACTCCTACGCGCCCGCGGAGCTTTAAACTTCTGCATCGCGCGTGAAGAACTTGGAGTTAACAACTGCAGGCGATTGCGAACTGCTCTCTCTGGAAGAGCTGCGAGCTGCGCTGCGCAAAGTGGGCGAAGAGCGTTATCATCACC
Proteins encoded:
- a CDS encoding isomerizing glutamine--fructose-6-phosphate transaminase, with translation MSQPKHFQHYMLKEIYEQPLAVSETAQETGSPDLAAGFMERVPWSLDELKALNRICIAASGTSRHAGIAGKFMLESLARIPTEVEFASEFQHWPVVLGPEVLMLVITQSGETADTLGAMRKAKKSGAKVLAISNVAECSIMREADVGIHTKAGPELSVPSTKAFTAQLAALFILAIHLAEARGNISADYAKQCIAELKRIPEKLKSVLELDQRCQELGHRYYKHEDFFFAGRGVHYAIAMDGALKLKEVSYIHAEGYPSGEILHGPLALIDERVVVVVIATCDPGDAESMIRYEKTVSNIKEFKGRSGKVIALACEGDRSIEGLVDDVLYIPPAPDMLSSILEIVPLQLLAYHIAVLRGLDVDRPRSLAKAVIRE
- a CDS encoding ROK family protein — translated: MQTKLVLGVDIGGTKVAAGLVNADGEMLFNLRVPMNTSGSASDAMGCVHNAIEGVMQANPAVALRAIGVSSPGPLDLHNGIVLNSPNLPCWQNFALLPEIQKTYRIPSRLDNDANSAGLAEALWGAGAKYNSVFYVTIGTGIGTAIVLNQRIYYGRTGGAAEGGHMTIDFRAPVRCGCGKRGCMEGLASGPAIAVRTREKLAASSDGARILAAAGGEASSITAEAVVKAWRAEDPLATEVLRETADLFAIWLGNVVDLLEPDVIVIGGGVGAAITEWFPYIQRKIPDWSINPRAHEIPLVAAKYGADAGIVGSAALWLCEQPSYEPAAKI
- a CDS encoding LacI family DNA-binding transcriptional regulator, whose protein sequence is MNLRKAKGTTTIRDVARESGFSAATVSIVLNQAPLARYIPSQTKEKIEKTAKKLGYRPNQLARSLRSSRNHTLGVMVLDLTDPFCVPILRGIENSLYRASYVPILADAHNDRVRFERYLEMLLERRVEGLIVVANWMYVDINLLADLEKREIPTVVLGYDLQRGAIGSVLTDDETGAQWALQHLHSLGHRKIAFIRGPKMLADSSRRWKGIRTFASSVGLEIDPRLVLELPDLREPNSGFEGGSKATEELLRRKKPFTAIMAFDDMTALGCIRTLTRLGIKVPEQCSVIGFDDILPAAFSMPALTTVRQPMEAMGTTAVETVIEAIRASFERREYAVIHHKIMPELVVRESTRAVSS
- a CDS encoding DinB family protein, with protein sequence MTISEMMLPEFEQEMAGTRKLLERVPEDKFTWKPHEKSMTLGRLASHVAELPGWAVNTIRQDALNITPGLKPYIASTQKELLETFDKNAAEARQALAGVSDEHLQKIWSLQFGGKTMLSMPRAAVLRGVVMNHLIHHRAQLGVFLRLNNVPIPGMYGPSADEGRMF
- a CDS encoding TonB-dependent receptor, yielding MQRKAIAILILLFLSACTLMAQEVTGSILGTVTDTSNAIIPHAKVTVTNTDRNAVLRTTTTDNNGYYVAPLLPVGHYAVSVAAQGFKTFSKTGIELNVSDRLAVNAVLSPGSVQEVVTVEANALQVETQSPTAGGLIDGTQIRELALSARNYEEMVALMPGVSSAVSDTIFVGVETPGGGTNEIDFSINGSRFSQNNWTIDGADNVDRGGNFSLLNFPSVDAIAEFKVLRSLYSPEYGRGAGGEIDIITRSGGNKFHGGLYEFFRNDVLNANRYLNQHFADPTQRLSRPPLRYNDFGGTFGGPIFIPGHYNAERNKTFFFFSEEVRRIITSSTTLVTVPNANERKGIFTDATGAPLTICTSYDANGNCLTTNPTGIISPASFNPAAVAYLKDIYSHIPLPQDPIGDKLTMSGKNQFNYRQELIRVDHTFSPKLMVTGRWMHDDIPTVNPAGLFGFTNVLGYATSQTNSPGKNLLVRGTWTIKPTVLNEMGYSWSSGGIVSNPVGTSTFANSPDVVKAIQLPFASPLPRIPNLAFGSLSGLAGFGPYRDFNINHNWFDNLTWVLGKHTVKVGFSYSRYQKNENDAGGNPSNGSFGFFSVDPNSLLATPQQEWASFLLGNVQTFNQAQQDFHNKIRQHTLEAYAQDEFRLLRNLTLTYGVRYTYYGQPVDDLGRATNFYPAFYNPGLAPQLDPTGALVPGTGQPNNGLIITGLSPVADASQPSPFGHAVARQTFGDFAPRFGLAWDPFGNGKTSIRTGFGMFYDAPAIGFLENNLFINPPFVGKVSISNTTFDNPAGAAPNPNTSPEFVKGVATRWHLPYTEMWSLDVQQELPMRFILDVGYYGSAGRHLIGIVDINQPLAGAYLAPSETAITGATNPITASNTGVLNRVRPFQGYGAINVSSPIFKSNYHALQTSLQKRFRGGAQINLNYTWSHDLTNAGNDFATPQQNTNLRAEYGPADFDRRHIFDANFIYEFPWMKSQHGVIGHLLGGWEFSGIITYESGLFMTANGVITDPAGLGLLDPNANSDSTSNFGSIAAGRPNQISNPNVNAPHTAEQWFNTAAFVDPGVSGLVLPGNERRGSIRGPGVERWDLSLFKNIKVTEGSAFQFRLETFNVFNHTNFQQIDLGTQSGTFGQVLSTHEPRILQLGLKYNF
- a CDS encoding VOC family protein, with product MLDHMILTVSDVERSLTFYEAALKPLNIKFFMPYKGKDGHPDLWGFGNGKRAFFWIKQGKPDPAAIHWGFVAENENKVDEFYKAAMSAGARDNISPRARLEYYPGYYAADVFDPDGYSFEVVHKS
- a CDS encoding glycoside hydrolase family 2 protein, with protein sequence MPRLRWFPFWFIFVLIFGALVPVASASTPAAPRLLLHLNWWIQSSCLAYGNGEQISLPGYHPASWHPAEVPTTVLAALVADKTYPDPYFGTNLRSIPGTSYPVAKNFAHLPTPEDSPYHCSWWYRTEFKVPADYQKKNSWLNFAGINYHANIWLNGKKIADAAQIAGAFRAYEFEVHQEIHPGETNALAVEVFAPEPGDLAINWVDWNPMPADKNMGVWRDVSLTATGPVSIRHPFIKSQAAPSLDSAALSLTVEVRNASDQPVTGTLKAAFGQVTLQQQVEFAPSEVKLITLTPDAFPQLKLAHPRLWWPYQMGEPNLYSAHLQFEVDGNVSDEADFHFGIREITSELTDKGNRLFRINGRKLLIRGGGWSPDMLWRQPKQRLRDQFRYVRHLHLNTIRLEGKIETEDFFNLADEEGILVMAGWCCCDIWEQWNKWQPETHPIAVESLRSQLLRLRSHPSLLVWLYGSDGPPPADVEKEYLQVIQDTLWPNPTLSSASAEPTLVSGVSGVKMSGPYDYVPPSYWLNATAAGTLKLGGGFSFNTETSPGPAIPTLESLKKMLPADHLTPGDSVWNFHAGSQEFSNTKIYDDAMKAIYGPPSDLDDYLRKSQAMAYDGERAMFEAYGRNKYTSTGVIQWMLNNAWPSLIWHLYDYYLQPAGGYFGTRKANEPLHVQYSYDDRSVVVVNSQYQPFSGLKVAAEVYDFDLKQKFSNQANADVPEDSSTRIFVIPETALNTSPVTFVKLALRDAAGRTVSSNFYWLSAKTSSFDWEKTTFFYTPSPVYEDFTALNRLSPVKLEAAADLALAHNDGTVTVRVKNPSKQLAFQVCLQVLQKDGDKEILPVLWDDNYFSLLPGESRVVTATLEQSQLQHVQPEIKVSGWNIVPQEKLISASGHPQEKKK